TCTTTTTCCTTGTATTTCTTTGCTATATCTTCTATGGCATAGACTAAGTTCTTGAAGTCTTCTTCCTCATCCATTACAGACGCTAGTGCCAATCCATAATAGTAATCACTCATCTCTAGCTGTATATTATATTCTGATCTTAATATTTCCTCTAGTTTCTTTCCTGTAATATTTTTAATACTAAATAAAATTTTAGTTATATCAAAATCATAAAAGTTATTCTTATATTTATTATTTATATTAAATATCTTTACACCATCTATATTGTTTAGATATTTTGTATACTTCTCTATATTATTTATTAGTGTATTAAGTTTAGCTTGTCCTTCTTTTTCCATATATCCCCTAGCATAATCAAGTGATGACATTAGTATATATGATGGGCTAGTAGTTTGATAAACAGTAGACATTAGCTTTATTTTTTCTACATCAACCCTATCAGTTCCTATATGAAGCATTGAACTCTGAGTAAATGCTGGTAATGTCTTATGTGTACTTTGTATTACTATGTCTGCTCCACTTTCAAGTGCAGAAATAGGAAGTCTGTTACTAAAAGCTAAGTGACTTCCATGTGCTTCATCTACTATTAATATTTTTTTATATTTATGAACTATTTCTCTTATTTTTTTTATATCACTACATATTCCATAATATGATGGATATGTAATTACTACTGCTTCAATATCTGAATCTTCACTAAGTGCCTTCTCAATATCGTCAGGATTTATTCCTGTTAATATATTATCTTCTTTACTGTATATTGGATATATAAACTTATGATCTATTCTTCCTAGTACAAGGGCATTATGAACAGATTTATGACAGTCTCTTTGTATAAGAACTTTTCCTCCTGGATTTACGGTTCCTGTTATAGCTGTATAAATTCCTCCTGTAGTTCCATTTACGCAGTAAAGAGTTTCTTTAGCTCCAAACGTTTTTGCTGCTAATCGTTGACTCTCTAATATTATAGATGTAGGATTATGAAGATTATCTGTTCCTTCAATTTCAGTTACATCTATGTATGGTATAAGTTGTCCTAATTTTTCTAATGAATTTTTTCCTTTATGTCCTGGCATATGAAACCTTGTACTATCTTCTTTCAAATATTTCATAAGACCTTCTAATATAGGCAGCCTCATTTTAGTCCTCCTATTGTTTATAATAATTCTACTTTTAAAACTTTTTTTCCTTTAAATACACTCACTTTTTAATACTATCTAAATTATAATTTCTAATCAACCTATATTTAAATATAACTAAATATTTACATATAGTAAGTATATACTTAAGTTTTGAAATATTATTAATTAGGGTAACTTCCCGAGATTTCCAATATTAATAAACATATAAAAAATGCAATAAGTAAAAAGGCAAAAAAAATATAGGATTTTCTCCTATATCATGTAATTATTTGGGGATTTATTTTATTCATGCCTGTTATATAGTCTAGCCATATTTTCTTAATTATACACTTATAATATTCATATTTTACATCATCCATTCCTACATTGGCAATAGAACTAAGACAAACTTCACATATATGTACTCCAAGAAGATTTGCACCTTCTTTTCTAACTTCTCTACAAACTGTACAATTAGTAGAGTTCATATTATCAGCCCCTTAAAAGTTTAAGTATGTTATACTTAGATTGTTGCCTTAATAAAACCATATTATTCCTCAAGCATGGTCATTGTTCTTAAAAGGTGACTATTTTTTTTACTGCTTCTGCTACCGCTGGCATTACTTTTTTGTTAAAAGAATCTGGTATAATATAATCTTCTCTTAATTCCTCATCGTCTATAGTAAAGGCTATAGCTTTTGCAGCTTCTATTTTCATTTCATCAGTTATTTCTTTAGCTCTTACATCTAAAGCCCCTCTAAATATCCCTGGAAAGGCTAATACATTATTTATTTGATTGCTAAAATCAGATCTACCTGTAGCTACTATTTTAGCTCCATTTTCTTTAGCTATATTAGGCATTATTTCTGGAACTGGATTAGCTAAAGCAAATATTATAGCATCTTTATTCATACTTTTTACCATATCTCCTGTAACTATGTCTGGAGCTGATACTCCAATAAATACATCTTTTCCTGAGATTATATCTTTAAGAGTACCTTTTTCTAAGTTAATATTAGTTATCTCAGATATTTCTTCTTTTATCCAGTTTAAATTTTCTCTCCCTTTATATATAGCTCCTTTTGTATCACAAAGTATAATTTCTTTTATTCCAACTTTATAAAGAAGCTTACATATGGCTATTCCTGCTGCTCCTGAACCATTTATGACTATTTTTAAATTTTCTAATTTCTTATTAAGTAATCTACAACTATTCATAATTCCAGCTAATACTACTATAGCTGTACCATGTTGATCATCATGAAAAACTGGAATGTTTAGTTCATTTTTTAATCTTTCTTCTATTTGAAAACATCTTGGTGCTGATATATCTTCTAAATTTATTCCTCCAATAGAAGATTGTATAAGCTTAACAGTGTTCACTATAGTATCTACATCATTTGAATCTATACATATAGGTATACTATCTACATCAGCAAATTCCTTAAATAATATACACTTTCCTTCCATAACAGGTAAGGATGCATCTGGTCCAATATCTCCTAGTCCAAGAACTGCGCTACCATCTGTTACTACTGCAACTGTGTTTCCTTTAGAAGTATATTTATATATATCATCTTTGTTATTATGTATTCTTCTACAAGGCTCTGCAACTCCTGGAGTATACGCAAGTGATAGATCTTCTTTATTTTCCACTTTGACTTTTGATTTTATAGAAATTTTTCCCTTGTTCTCTTCGTGAAGTAATAATGATTTTTCGTTCGTATTCATACTCATCCCTCTTTATCTTTTATATTTTCTTATTGCTTGTTCATACAAATTATTTCCTTGGGAATCTATAGCCACAATAGCTGGTAGTTTTTCTACATATATTCTTCTTATAGCCTCTGTTCCTAAATCTTCATATGCTATTATTTCAACCTTTTTTATACAATCTGCTATCAGCGCACCTGCTCCACCTATTACTGCAAAATAAATTGCTTTATTTGATATCATACTATCTATCACGTCTCTATTTCTTAATCCTTTTCCGATCATTCCTTTTAATCCTTGTTTAAGTAATGTAGGTGTATAGTCATCCATTCTATAGCTTGTAGTAGGTCCTGATGAACCAGTAATTTCCCCTGGTCTAGATGGACAAGGCCCAGTATAGTATATTATTTGGTTTCTTATATCAAATGGTAACCCCTTGCCACTATTTAAATCCTCTATCATTCTTTTATGTGCAGCATCTCTTGCTGTATACATTGTTCCTGTTATATATACTGTATTACCAGTATTAAGGCTTGTTACTATCTCTTCCGTTAATGGAGTATTTACTATTATCTCATTCAAAACATTATATCTCCTTTTCACTACTTATCTTTAAA
Above is a genomic segment from Gottschalkia purinilytica containing:
- a CDS encoding aminotransferase class I/II-fold pyridoxal phosphate-dependent enzyme is translated as MRLPILEGLMKYLKEDSTRFHMPGHKGKNSLEKLGQLIPYIDVTEIEGTDNLHNPTSIILESQRLAAKTFGAKETLYCVNGTTGGIYTAITGTVNPGGKVLIQRDCHKSVHNALVLGRIDHKFIYPIYSKEDNILTGINPDDIEKALSEDSDIEAVVITYPSYYGICSDIKKIREIVHKYKKILIVDEAHGSHLAFSNRLPISALESGADIVIQSTHKTLPAFTQSSMLHIGTDRVDVEKIKLMSTVYQTTSPSYILMSSLDYARGYMEKEGQAKLNTLINNIEKYTKYLNNIDGVKIFNINNKYKNNFYDFDITKILFSIKNITGKKLEEILRSEYNIQLEMSDYYYGLALASVMDEEEDFKNLVYAIEDIAKKYKEKDTRKDICDIRFITPEVKMPLYEAFYKDKTIINLKNGESKISGSFVIPYPPGVPILCPGEVITKEIIDYIETLIENNIEVLGISKNDKEIKVKVL
- a CDS encoding sigma factor G inhibitor Gin yields the protein MNSTNCTVCREVRKEGANLLGVHICEVCLSSIANVGMDDVKYEYYKCIIKKIWLDYITGMNKINPQIIT
- a CDS encoding NAD(P)-dependent malic enzyme — its product is MNTNEKSLLLHEENKGKISIKSKVKVENKEDLSLAYTPGVAEPCRRIHNNKDDIYKYTSKGNTVAVVTDGSAVLGLGDIGPDASLPVMEGKCILFKEFADVDSIPICIDSNDVDTIVNTVKLIQSSIGGINLEDISAPRCFQIEERLKNELNIPVFHDDQHGTAIVVLAGIMNSCRLLNKKLENLKIVINGSGAAGIAICKLLYKVGIKEIILCDTKGAIYKGRENLNWIKEEISEITNINLEKGTLKDIISGKDVFIGVSAPDIVTGDMVKSMNKDAIIFALANPVPEIMPNIAKENGAKIVATGRSDFSNQINNVLAFPGIFRGALDVRAKEITDEMKIEAAKAIAFTIDDEELREDYIIPDSFNKKVMPAVAEAVKKIVTF
- a CDS encoding Fe-S-containing hydro-lyase, with translation MNEIIVNTPLTEEIVTSLNTGNTVYITGTMYTARDAAHKRMIEDLNSGKGLPFDIRNQIIYYTGPCPSRPGEITGSSGPTTSYRMDDYTPTLLKQGLKGMIGKGLRNRDVIDSMISNKAIYFAVIGGAGALIADCIKKVEIIAYEDLGTEAIRRIYVEKLPAIVAIDSQGNNLYEQAIRKYKR